One stretch of Candida orthopsilosis Co 90-125, chromosome 3 draft sequence DNA includes these proteins:
- a CDS encoding Jem1 protein (similar to C. parapsilosis CPAR2_404260 and C. albicans JEM1 similar to S. cerevisiae Jem1p, acting with Scj1p and Kar2p (BiP) in protein folding and ER-associated degradation of misfolded proteins, also has a role in karyogamy) has translation MKVPVRHLITCLAFCNYPALIVGSKLSPTDVMGKIEDVEVLFSKEGPTPVVLEHFDHIIKDVRLYSSSQVVDLGHNELNKSLTQLLFKRALIEISLKKEALAIADLQDVLKLDPLMKPAENKLVDILVSRGDFANLEQYLKDANISSDSPAWEAIKVFQHHWTLSEKLFKEKKFDECLKELNEVAVVSNNNYDVFELYLRASLELFKKDSLKKIKYLDEPEVRINKVIVSSLSKLIKINPVKNLQHYTLLSEFYLITEVQFDQAFKTVKSCLRIDNDFKACGELSKFYSKYAKFLQDLESYSINNGHVYPQLEVEHQSNFDKELNDLNFKEINDFLFHDAVKLTRAEQKRSLKVKTNFDYLTAKVKELGLSNSELLFNIDLTKLACESFIQIGDYKGGRAVCKLVKDKEFFPLAVPEIDQLLKKKDYQGAEKKLSHFNGYVRNTQLYKEKVRPIEEYQAKINQERQRQQQQQQQQQQQNYYRQQQQQQQQQQQRQQYQQFRQPQSKPKTDYYKILDIGRDADDKTIRKAYRTQTLKYHPDKYKGTDLTPEQIEHKMQDVNKAYEVLSDPELRERYDRGDDPNDPLNGGGQPQYRGSNGGQQFSFNFGNGGGGGGDFFQQFFGGMGGFGSSGGGAGNPFGTHHKVKIKKNKKTKKRGN, from the coding sequence ATGAAGGTACCGGTACGACATTTGATTACATGCCTTGCTTTTTGCAATTACCCAGCGTTAATCGTTGGCTCAAAATTATCACCTACCGATGTTATGGGTAAAATCGAAGATGTTGAAGTGCTCTTCTCCAAAGAGGGTCCGACACCTGTTGTACTTGAACATTTTGATCATATAATTAAGGACGTAAGATTATACCTGTCGAGTCAAGTTGTCGACTTAGGACACAAcgaattgaacaagtctTTGACACAACTACTTTTCAAACGTGCTTTGATTGAAATCAGTCTCAAGAAGGAAGCCTTGGCCATAGCTGATTTACAAGATGTTTTGAAGTTGGATCCTTTAATGAAGCCAGCAGAGAACAAGTTGGTGGATATATTGGTATCGAGGGGAGATTTTGCTAATTTGGAAcaatatttgaaagatgCCAACATATCCAGTGATTCACCTGCTTGGGAAGCGATCAAGGTATTTCAGCATCACTGGACTTTGTCAGAAAAGCTCTTtaaggaaaagaagtttgATGAATGCTTGAAGGAGCTAAATGAAGTTGCTGTGGTTAGTAATAACAACTATGATGTTTTTGAACTATATTTAAGAGCAAGCTTAGAgttattcaaaaaggattctttgaaaaagataaagtATTTGGATGAACCAGAGGTTAGGATCAACAAAGTAATTGTCTCGCTGCTatccaaattgataaagatTAATCCAGTCAAAAATCTACAACACTACACATTATTATCAGAGTTTTACCTCATCACTGAAGTTCAGTTTGATCAGGCTTTCAAGACGGTAAAGAGTTGCCTAAGAATTGATAACGATTTCAAAGCATGTGGTGAGTTATCAAAATTCTATTCCAAATACGCAAAGTTTTTGCAGGATTTGGAGAGTTATTCAATAAATAATGGTCACGTCTACCCCCAATTGGAAGTGGAGCATCAAAGCAACTTTGACAAAGAACTCAATGActtgaatttcaaagaaataAATGACTTTTTATTCCATGATGCTGTTAAATTGACCAGAGCTGAACAAAAAAGATCTTTAAAAGTGAAAACgaattttgattatttgaCTGCAAAAGTTAAAGAATTGGGGTTATCCAATAGTGAATTGTTATTCAATATAGACTTGACAAAATTGGCTTGTGAATCatttatccaaattggTGATTACAAGGGTGGTAGAGCAGTCTGTAAACTTGTCAAAGATAAAGAGTTCTTCCCTCTTGCTGTGCCTGAAATTGatcagttgttgaagaagaaggattATCAGGGCgctgaaaagaaattgctgCACTTTAATGGGTACGTTAGAAATACGCAATTGTACAAGGAGAAAGTGAGACCTATTGAAGAGTATCAGGCAAAGATTAATCAAGAAAGGCAGAggcagcaacagcaacagcaacagcaacagcaacagaATTATTATagacaacaacagcagcagcagcagcaacagcaacaaagacagcaataccaacaatttAGACAACCCCAAAGTAAACCAAAGACTGACTATTATAAGATCTTGGACATTGGAAGAGATGCTGATGACAAAACTATTAGAAAAGCATACAGAACACAAACTCTAAAGTACCATCCTGACAAATATAAAGGCACAGATTTGACTCCGGAACAAATTGAGCACAAGATGCAAGATGTCAACAAAGCATATGAGGTGCTATCTGATCCAGAGTTGAGAGAACGTTACGATCGAGGTGATGACCCTAATGATCCATTAAACGGTGGTGGGCAACCGCAATATCGTGGATCCAATGGCGGACAACAGTTCTCATTCAATTTCGGAAATGGTGGTGGCGGTGGTGGTGACTTTTTCCAACAGTTCTTTGGTGGTATGGGTGGTTTTGGTagtagtggtggtggtgcagGAAACCCATTTGGAACCCACCATAAGGTCAAGattaaaaagaataaaaagacaaagaagaGGGGCAATTGA
- a CDS encoding Ape3 vacuolar aminopeptidase Y, which translates to MKYSVFLSIAIASTVDAFPTLKFWQDIVPLGQQDQTNQAVLVNSHSSKGNEEPRFQIQSIDVGQEEVSPQYEESESITIDDIIDESTYLKLPEIDSELLQESIDESNLKKRAESLFKIANYSTKKYGHPTRVIGSPGHWATIRYIISELKKLGGYYTIKTQSFDAIDGHIESYSLLIDGVQPKSLKPLALTPPTTDKRPAHGNLVLVESNGCSLHDYPHLTKDNIVLIKRGECSFGDKSRNAGKLGAKGAIIYDSQGAVSGTLGTPSGEEVATVAVDEKDVDEYIKKLKTNPNHKFETTLYVDAYVKNISTINVVADTVFGDHDNIVSLGAHSDSVGAGPGINDDGSGTISLLEVAKQLTKYKINNAVRFAWWAAEEEGLLGSTYYANHLSKSDNKKLRLFMDYDMMASPNYEYEVYDANNKDHPNGSGNLRDLYIDWYTTHGLNYTLVPFDGRSDYVGFIDQGIPAGGIATGAEKLKDKEAKQKFGGDLGKAFDPCYHQLCDDLSNPSYEAWGLNTKLIAHSVATYAKTFDGFPKRDEGKDKVQQQSIGNALFTRRGDLYVI; encoded by the coding sequence ATGAAGTATTCAGTgtttttatcaattgcaattgcatCCACAGTTGATGCATTTCCAACTTTAAAGTTCTGGCAAGACATTGTACCATTGGgtcaacaagatcaaacTAATCAAGCAGTCCTTGTCAACTCACATTCCAGTAAGGGAAACGAAGAGCCGcgatttcaaattcagctGATTGATGTTGGACAAGAGGAAGTGCTGCCACAATACGAAGAATCGGAATCAATCACCATTGATGACATAATTGATGAATCGActtatttgaaattaccAGAGATTGATTCTGAATTATTACAAGAAAGTATTGATGagctgaatttgaagaaacgTGCCGAATCGTTGTTTAAAATTGCCAATTATTCCACTAAAAAGTACGGTCATCCAACTAGAGTCATTGGTTCACCAGGACATTGGGCTACCATCAGGTATATAATATCtgaattgaagaagttgggTGGATATTACACAATCAAAACGCAAAGCTTCGATGCAATTGATGGGCATATTGAATCCTATTCATTATTAATTGATGGGGTTCAaccaaaaagtttaaaacCGTTGGCATTgacaccaccaacaactgACAAACGTCCAGCTCATGGTAATTTGGTATTGGTTGAACTGAATGGGTGCTCATTACACGATTACCCACATTTGACAAAGGACAACATTGTTTTAATCAAACGAGGAGAATGTTCATTTGGAGACAAGTCTAGAAATGCTGGTAAGTTGGGTGCAAAAGGAGCAATTATCTATGACTCGCAAGGTGCTGTTTCGGGTACATTGGGTACACCAAGTGGTGAAGAAGTCGCTACGGTAGCTGTTGACGAAAaggatgttgatgaatatatcaaaaagTTAAAGACTAATCCTAAtcataaatttgaaactaCATTGTATGTTGATGCATATGTCAAAAATATATCAACTATTAATGTTGTTGCCGATACGGTATTTGGTGATCACGATAATATTGTTTCATTAGGAGCACATTCAGATTCAGTAGGGGCAGGACCAGGCATCAATGACGATGGTTCCGGTACCATATCATTATTGGAAGTTGCTAAACAATTGACCAAATACAAGATCAATAATGCAGTTAGATTTGCATGGTGGGCagctgaagaagaaggattGTTAGGTTCAACTTATTATGCTAATCATTTATCTAAACTGGACAATAAGAAATTGAGATTGTTTATGGATTACGATATGATGGCTTCACCAAATTATGAATATGAAGTTTATGATGCCAATAATAAAGATCATCCTAATGGATCAGGAAATTTACGTGATTTATATATCGATTGGTATACAACTCATGGATTGAATTATACATTGGTTCCATTCGATGGTAGATCAGATTATGTTGGTTTCATTGACCAAGGAATACCAGCAGGTGGAATTGCCACTGGAgctgaaaaattaaaagataaagaagctaaacaaaaatttggtGGCGATTTGGGTAAAGCATTTGATCCGtgttatcatcaattgtgTGATGATTTGTCAAATCCAAGTTATGAGGCATGGGGATTGAATACGAAGTTGATTGCACATTCAGTAGCTACGTACGCTAAAACATTTGATGGATTCCCAAAGAGAGATGAAGGTAAAGATAAagtacaacaacaactgatTGGTAATGCATTGTTTACTAGAAGAGGCGATTTGTATGTGATTTAA
- a CDS encoding Ucf1 protein, which produces MGGQKKKNKSDAVPLDLENIKPLEHLQAVPKARSSSITSVESVEEPGVLKQVLVPPTIREFDELEQFEAFVRDETWDNEFDYFHGRLHYYPPFVMKECHDDVEKIKPTTNKNSKKFKRNLQHHIQKHLIKDLQKCCGYELNFDKGEMKETFDKLSWTFKDDTDHGFSKEEEDLYDRHWKLELDVSCSNDSAMVDVDFKAIPILHQEEK; this is translated from the coding sequence ATGGGGGgtcaaaagaaaaagaacaagtCTGATGCAGTCCCATtagatttggaaaatattaAACCATTGGAGCATTTGCAAGCTGTTCCTAAAGCCAGGTCATCTTCCATCACTTCTGTTGAATCGGTCGAAGAACCAGGtgttttgaaacaagtttTAGTTCCACCAACTATTCGtgaatttgatgagttggaacaatttgaagCTTTTGTTCGTGATGAAACTTGGgataatgaatttgattatttcCATGGTAGATTACACTACTATCCACCATTTGTTATGAAGGAATGCcatgatgatgttgaaaagattaaaccaacaacaaataaaaattccaaaaagtttaaacGTAATTTACAACATCatattcaaaaacatttgattaaggatttacaaaaatgttGTGGGtatgaattgaattttgataaagGAGAAATGAAGgaaacttttgataaattatcTTGGACTTTTAAGGATGATACTGACCATGGTTTTagtaaagaagaagaggattTATATGATAGACATTGGAAGTTGGAATTGGATGTCTCTTGTTCAAATGATTCAGCCAtggttgatgttgattttaaAGCTATTCCAATTTTACACCAGGAAGAGAAGTAA